ATCAGCCCGTCATCAATCTTTGATGCCTCTGGAAAGACCGCGAGGGCGTTTCCTTCCAATGGATCCTCAGTGAAGACATCGACCACCAGATACCGGTGGGCATGGGGAGCACTCACGGTGCCCTTGACGGATGGGGCCGACACCCGCTCTCGACCCTTGATACTATCGGCGCCCAGCTCCGGCGTCTTTCTTCCTGCCTTCATGGCGCCTCCCTCCTTGGGGCAGTGTAACATCGTTACTTGGCGAACTGTCTATAGTTATCACGCGCCAGCAGGATCGCGAATGCTCCTTGGTGCCCACGGACGCCTGCCGTCGTGTCTCCCCTGACTCCCCGTCTTAACACTTTACCGCGAGAGTCGTTCCATGTTAGCCTACTTCGGTAGTTAGCTAACTGTCGATGGCTTCAATGGATTGAACCAATCCATGCTGTGAGGCACGATGTCAGTGTACGACAAGCTCAGGGCGCTCGAGATCACGCTTCCAGAGCCAACGCCGCCGGTGGGAGCTTTTGTGCCTTCTGTGCGCAGCGGGAATTTGGCTTTCGTGTCTGGCCACATCGCCTACATGAACGGAACACCCTGGGTCGGCCAGCTTGGGGCAAGCCTTACGACGGCGGAGGGTAAAGCGGCGGCTCGGAGGGTCGCGATCGACCTGGTGGGCACGCTACAAACCGAAGTGGGCGACCTAAACCAGATCAAGCGTATCGTTAAGCTGATGGTTCTCGTCAACAGCGCCCCATCATTCACGGAGCAGCACCTCGTCGCCAACGGCGCTTCCGAGCTCTTCCAAGAGGTGTTTGGAGACACTGGGACGCACGTTCGC
This genomic window from Vicinamibacteria bacterium contains:
- a CDS encoding RidA family protein — protein: MSVYDKLRALEITLPEPTPPVGAFVPSVRSGNLAFVSGHIAYMNGTPWVGQLGASLTTAEGKAAARRVAIDLVGTLQTEVGDLNQIKRIVKLMVLVNSAPSFTEQHLVANGASELFQEVFGDTGTHVRSAFGVAQVPFGSCVEIEIVVELH